Below is a window of Plasmodium sp. gorilla clade G2 genome assembly, chromosome: 14 DNA.
AATGACAGATGAATTATtagataaattatatgatatgggtttaattaattataaatctAGTCTAGCTGAATGTGAAAAAATAACTGTTTCATCTTTTTGTAGGAGACGTCTAGCTGTCTTACTGTTCAGGTTAAAATTTGTTCAAACAATTAAGCTAGCCATAACATATATTCAACATGGAAATATAAGAATTGGAAATAACGTAATAAATAATCCttcttttcatataaatagaaatatGGAAGATCATATAAAATGGGCAGATGgatcaaaaatattaaaacacATACAAAAACATAAAGAAAGTAAAGATGATTATGAGTTGTTAggaaattaatattataatcacCTTAacgtatattatatataaaatcacACATTCACAAAAATTTTACAATTCTTTATAGGCgatttgataatatatacaaagatacatacatatatataaatatatatatatatatatatatatatgtattatttagaaatatatacacatatatatatatatatatatatatatattttttacaatttttattttattttattttattttattttattttttttgtatttatatttgttgttTTATCGTTTGAATTTTTTACaactttttaattaaaacacccaaaattaaaaaaaaaaaaaaaaaaaaaaaaaaattaatttattcaaataattaaaagaatTTAAAACAGATATATCTCccttttttatgaatatattacaatatatatgcatatacataataccttgatataatataatgaaaaaatgttTCATCTTAAAATTACatataggaaaaaaaaaaataatgtgtaataaaaaaacataaacataatataaataacaatataatatgCACAAAATATGTTTGTTTATtttgaagataaaaaaatattatatattttgttataatataatatgttatacattttatattatatttttaaaataaataaatatatacatatatatatatatatatatatatatatatatatataatttataataaaatttcttacaacaattattattataaaacatatatttttttttttttttgaaataccAACAACCAAgtaatatctatatatttttatatatatttataatatatatataatatattatataccaCCTCAGTCACTTaagcatataaaataaaataaatgttgtagctttttcaaataaaaataaattttaaattttaaaaaataatgacataagaaaaaaaaaggttttataaaatgaaaataatatttgtgaaaaaaataatacttttttaacataataaaaaaaatgtatttaaatataaatatatatatattatatatattttatatttaagtaTGCATAGTTCTGTATATtcgtaatatatatatattattatataatatatatatataatatatatatatatatatatatatatatatatatataataataatatattattataatatatttataaaaaaaacttctttctttattatatttctttatatataaggaATTTATaagagaaaataatatatatatattatatttatgtattaaataaaaatatactatataattttaaataccATCAAC
It encodes the following:
- a CDS encoding U3 small nucleolar ribonucleoprotein protein IMP3, putative, which translates into the protein MRKLKYHEQKLLKKVNFYDWKRTNNVREVKVLRKYVIQNREDYTKYNKICGYITKLVSKLRLLPENDEFRIKMTDELLDKLYDMGLINYKSSLAECEKITVSSFCRRRLAVLLFRLKFVQTIKLAITYIQHGNIRIGNNVINNPSFHINRNMEDHIKWADGSKILKHIQKHKESKDDYELLGN